In Croceicoccus sp. Ery15, a genomic segment contains:
- the mobF gene encoding MobF family relaxase, giving the protein MVASVSALSNAGQAASYYEADDYYAEGGMAPSEWFGEAADKLGLSGEVDREKFAELLEGRIAGQQLGTARDGKVEHRPGWDITLSAPKSVSIMAEVAGDKRLVKAHGAAVKVALAHVEEHMAATRIRQGGEVRREATGNLAIATFRHATSRAQDPQLHTHGVILNATQDKDGNWRSLEPRAFYQLQKEIGAVYRQELAHGVAALGYRIEAGKNSLFEIAGVPEKAIDALSQRTAAIDARLAERGTNREQASAAEKQIAALDTREAKTCADHRSLRADWRATSDSNGFDKAARDRLIGEARERARSSEATASPELLARQAVAWAAAKLSEREAVFSASTLAREAGDFAFGKAGHDAISAAIAESGERGELVPRTFLDRRGAEFAGFTTPQAIETERAMLRLEQAGRGMAQSLATPVAAARMIERAARQSARSGYAWTEDQKRATADLLTSRDRVAAVQGYAGTAKTTTVLATYAREARRHGLAVTALAPTASAATVLGEALGLRGDTVARHLLAPEAKIAGKDTVWIVDEASMLSAHDMAKLMTRADKAGARLVLVGDVKQLGSVGAGAAFAQLQQAGMATAKLAEVVRQTNADTRDAVMASIEGHAGKALAALERGGGKVIEGATPDERLGAMARHYLALPVSQRGRTLVIEPSREGRDRLTAMIRAKLTERGELSADAVRFHALEAKGITRAEAREAASYAIGDIVRFSRAYAAKGVRRGESFAISAVDPVDGRIALEGRDGRSLDWHPRQWGAGKAEVFEPKPMELRTGDRVQFIRNDREAGRVNGLAGTVTRIDSDRGRATVKLANGREQKLDLSHPRDTHLRHAYVQTAHTAQGQTAERVLIHADSRSTNLVDQKMLYVALSRAKAEAVVVTDDKDRLVRAIYERAGEKQTATTASTPEAGKSKAMGAGLG; this is encoded by the coding sequence ATGGTCGCTTCGGTCTCGGCCCTGTCGAATGCCGGTCAGGCCGCCAGCTATTACGAAGCCGACGATTACTACGCCGAAGGCGGCATGGCTCCTTCCGAATGGTTTGGCGAGGCAGCGGATAAACTGGGCCTGTCGGGCGAGGTCGATCGCGAGAAGTTTGCCGAACTGCTCGAAGGCCGGATTGCCGGACAGCAACTGGGCACCGCGCGTGATGGCAAGGTCGAACACCGGCCTGGCTGGGACATCACCCTGTCCGCTCCCAAGTCGGTCTCGATCATGGCCGAGGTTGCCGGAGACAAGCGGCTGGTCAAGGCACATGGCGCGGCGGTGAAAGTGGCTCTGGCCCATGTCGAAGAGCACATGGCGGCAACGCGGATTAGGCAAGGCGGCGAGGTCCGGCGCGAGGCGACGGGCAATCTCGCCATTGCCACCTTCCGCCATGCAACAAGCCGTGCGCAAGACCCGCAGCTTCACACCCACGGCGTGATCCTCAACGCGACGCAGGACAAGGACGGCAACTGGCGCAGTCTGGAGCCTCGCGCCTTCTACCAGTTGCAGAAAGAAATTGGCGCGGTCTACCGGCAGGAGCTGGCACACGGCGTTGCTGCGCTGGGTTATCGGATCGAAGCAGGCAAGAACTCGCTCTTCGAGATCGCGGGCGTTCCTGAGAAGGCTATAGATGCGCTGAGCCAGCGCACAGCAGCCATCGATGCCCGGCTTGCCGAACGCGGCACGAACCGCGAGCAAGCGAGTGCCGCTGAAAAGCAGATCGCCGCGCTCGATACGCGCGAGGCCAAGACCTGTGCGGATCATCGCAGTTTGCGGGCCGACTGGCGGGCGACTTCCGATTCCAACGGGTTCGACAAGGCGGCACGAGACAGGCTGATCGGTGAAGCGAGAGAGCGGGCACGGAGCAGCGAAGCAACCGCCAGTCCGGAATTGCTGGCGCGGCAGGCGGTGGCCTGGGCCGCTGCCAAGCTGTCCGAGCGAGAGGCTGTATTCTCGGCCAGCACGCTGGCGCGCGAGGCCGGGGACTTTGCCTTCGGCAAGGCCGGGCACGATGCAATCAGCGCAGCGATTGCCGAATCCGGAGAACGCGGCGAGCTTGTCCCGCGCACTTTCCTTGACCGACGTGGGGCGGAGTTTGCCGGGTTCACGACGCCGCAGGCCATCGAGACCGAGCGCGCCATGTTGCGGCTTGAGCAAGCCGGGCGCGGCATGGCGCAATCGCTCGCCACGCCGGTAGCAGCAGCACGGATGATTGAGCGCGCTGCACGGCAGTCAGCCCGATCCGGCTATGCCTGGACCGAGGACCAGAAGCGCGCGACCGCAGACCTGCTCACTTCGCGCGACCGCGTTGCCGCCGTCCAGGGCTACGCCGGGACCGCCAAAACCACCACAGTTCTCGCCACCTACGCGCGCGAGGCACGGCGTCACGGACTTGCGGTTACAGCTCTTGCACCAACCGCATCGGCAGCGACCGTGCTGGGCGAAGCGCTTGGCCTGCGTGGCGATACCGTGGCGCGGCATTTACTCGCACCCGAGGCGAAGATAGCGGGCAAGGACACCGTCTGGATCGTCGATGAAGCCTCGATGCTATCGGCGCACGATATGGCGAAACTCATGACCCGCGCCGACAAGGCCGGAGCCCGGCTCGTTCTGGTCGGCGACGTCAAGCAGCTGGGGTCGGTCGGCGCAGGTGCAGCCTTCGCGCAGTTGCAGCAGGCAGGCATGGCGACCGCGAAGCTTGCCGAGGTGGTTCGGCAAACTAATGCCGACACACGCGATGCCGTCATGGCCTCGATCGAGGGCCATGCAGGCAAGGCCCTGGCCGCGCTGGAACGTGGCGGTGGCAAGGTGATCGAGGGCGCAACGCCGGACGAGCGCCTTGGAGCGATGGCCCGGCATTATCTGGCGTTGCCGGTCTCACAGCGAGGACGAACGCTCGTGATCGAACCATCGCGCGAGGGCCGGGACAGGCTCACTGCCATGATCCGCGCGAAGTTGACCGAGCGCGGCGAGCTGTCGGCGGATGCCGTCCGTTTCCACGCGCTTGAAGCGAAAGGCATCACCCGTGCCGAGGCACGCGAGGCAGCAAGCTATGCCATCGGCGATATCGTCCGGTTCAGCCGTGCCTATGCCGCCAAGGGCGTGCGCCGGGGTGAGAGCTTCGCAATTTCCGCTGTCGATCCTGTGGACGGGCGCATTGCCCTAGAGGGGCGCGATGGACGGTCGCTGGACTGGCATCCCCGGCAGTGGGGTGCAGGCAAAGCCGAGGTGTTTGAGCCGAAACCGATGGAACTGCGCACCGGCGACCGCGTACAGTTCATCCGCAACGACCGCGAGGCCGGGCGGGTCAATGGCCTTGCCGGGACCGTCACCCGCATCGATTCCGACCGTGGTCGGGCGACAGTAAAGCTCGCCAATGGGCGCGAGCAGAAGCTCGATCTGTCACATCCTCGCGACACCCATTTGCGTCACGCCTATGTCCAGACTGCACACACCGCGCAGGGCCAGACCGCCGAACGGGTCCTGATCCACGCCGACAGCCGCTCCACCAATCTGGTCGATCAAAAGATGCTCTATGTCGCGCTGTCACGCGCCAAGGCAGAGGCCGTGGTTGTCACCGACGATAAAGACCGGCTTGTCCGCGCGATCTACGAACGCGCAGGCGAGAAGCAGACGGCTACGACCGCGAGCACTCCTGAGGCCGGAAAATCAAAAGCGATGGGTGCCGGGTTGGGATGA
- the istB gene encoding IS21-like element helper ATPase IstB, with product MSSQAPELLLASHLKTLKLPTFLREHDKLARQCAAEGVDHVRYLARLVELELIDRERRMVERRIKAARFPAAKSLDSFDFAAIPKLNKMQVLELARCDWITRRENVIALGPSGTGKTHVAIGLGLAACQKGLTVGFITASALVSEMMEARDERRLLRLHKQMTGYKLLIIDELGFVPLSKTGAELLFELISQRYERGSTLITSNLPFDEWTETFGSERLTGALLDRLTHHVSILEMNGESYRLAQSQARKARPNP from the coding sequence ATGAGCAGCCAAGCTCCCGAACTGCTGCTCGCCAGCCACCTCAAGACGCTCAAGCTGCCAACCTTCCTGCGCGAGCATGACAAGCTGGCCCGGCAATGCGCAGCAGAGGGCGTAGATCATGTCCGCTACCTTGCTCGGCTTGTCGAACTGGAACTGATCGACCGGGAACGCCGGATGGTCGAGCGCCGGATCAAGGCCGCGCGGTTCCCGGCCGCCAAGAGCCTCGACAGCTTCGACTTTGCCGCCATTCCGAAGCTCAACAAGATGCAGGTGCTCGAACTGGCGCGTTGTGACTGGATTACCCGTCGCGAGAACGTCATCGCCCTTGGCCCGTCGGGGACCGGCAAGACCCATGTCGCGATCGGTCTTGGCCTGGCGGCCTGCCAGAAGGGCCTGACGGTCGGGTTCATCACTGCTTCCGCGCTGGTCAGCGAGATGATGGAGGCACGCGACGAACGCCGCCTACTGCGCTTACACAAGCAGATGACCGGCTATAAGCTTCTCATCATCGATGAGCTGGGGTTCGTGCCCCTCTCCAAAACCGGCGCGGAACTGCTGTTCGAGCTGATCTCACAGCGCTACGAACGCGGCTCGACGCTGATCACCAGCAACCTGCCGTTCGACGAATGGACCGAGACGTTCGGTTCCGAGCGCCTGACAGGCGCGCTCCTCGACCGGCTCACCCACCACGTCAGCATCCTCGAGATGAACGGCGAGAGCTATCGCCTGGCCCAGAGCCAGGCACGCAAAGCACGTCCCAACCCCTGA
- the serS gene encoding serine--tRNA ligase, producing the protein MHDIRLVRDNPEAFDAALIKRGAAPASASLLALDEDRRALQTRAQEGQNRRNEASKAIGKAMGQGDSATAEALKAEVATIKDTLPALEVEAKEKSDALDAMLAALPNLTADGVPDGADEESNVEIARWGTPRAFDFEPKEHADFGPALGLDFETAAAISGARFTFMRGQMARLNRALGAFMLDMQGAAGFVECNPPLLVRDEAAFGTGQLPKFEEDLFRTTDARWLIPTAEVSLTNAVRDQILSHDQLPMKLTALTPCFRSEAGSAGRDTRGLIRQHQFEKVELVAITAPEQSEQMHEDMTRAAEAVLEALDLPYRKMLLCAGDMGFSARKTYDLEVWLPGQNAYREISSISNCGDFQARRMKARFKPLDENGKPSKKTEFVHTLNGSGLAVGRTLVAILENYQEQDGSVTIPKALHPYTGGLTKLEPAD; encoded by the coding sequence ATGCACGACATCCGCCTTGTACGGGACAATCCCGAAGCCTTTGACGCCGCCCTTATAAAGCGCGGGGCCGCGCCCGCATCGGCCAGCCTGCTTGCGCTGGACGAGGATCGGCGCGCGCTGCAAACCCGCGCACAGGAAGGGCAGAACCGCCGGAACGAGGCCTCGAAGGCGATCGGCAAGGCGATGGGCCAAGGCGACAGTGCCACTGCCGAGGCACTGAAGGCCGAAGTGGCGACGATAAAGGACACGCTTCCCGCGCTGGAGGTCGAGGCCAAGGAGAAATCCGACGCGCTCGACGCCATGCTGGCGGCCCTGCCAAACCTCACCGCCGATGGCGTGCCCGATGGCGCGGACGAGGAATCGAATGTCGAGATCGCCCGTTGGGGCACGCCGCGGGCGTTCGATTTCGAACCGAAGGAGCATGCCGATTTCGGCCCCGCGCTCGGCCTCGATTTCGAGACGGCGGCGGCGATCAGCGGCGCGCGCTTTACCTTTATGCGCGGGCAAATGGCGCGGCTGAACCGTGCGCTGGGCGCGTTCATGCTCGACATGCAGGGCGCGGCGGGCTTCGTGGAGTGCAACCCGCCGCTGCTGGTGCGCGACGAAGCTGCGTTCGGCACGGGGCAATTGCCGAAGTTCGAGGAGGATCTGTTCAGGACGACCGATGCTCGCTGGCTGATCCCCACCGCCGAAGTCAGTCTGACCAATGCCGTGCGCGATCAAATCCTCTCGCACGACCAGCTTCCCATGAAGCTCACCGCCCTCACCCCCTGCTTCCGCAGCGAGGCGGGATCGGCGGGGCGCGATACGCGCGGGTTGATCCGCCAGCACCAGTTCGAAAAGGTCGAGCTGGTCGCCATCACCGCGCCCGAACAATCGGAGCAGATGCACGAGGATATGACCCGCGCCGCCGAGGCCGTGCTGGAGGCGCTGGACCTGCCCTATCGCAAAATGCTGCTGTGCGCGGGCGACATGGGGTTCAGCGCGCGCAAGACCTATGACCTTGAAGTCTGGCTTCCGGGGCAGAATGCCTATCGCGAGATCAGCTCGATCTCGAACTGCGGGGATTTTCAGGCGCGCCGGATGAAGGCGCGGTTCAAGCCCCTCGATGAAAACGGCAAGCCTTCGAAAAAGACCGAATTCGTCCATACGCTGAACGGATCGGGACTTGCCGTGGGCCGCACGCTTGTCGCAATCCTCGAAAACTATCAGGAACAGGACGGGTCCGTCACCATTCCCAAGGCATTGCACCCCTATACGGGCGGCCTCACCAAATTGGAGCCTGCCGATTAA
- the ald gene encoding alanine dehydrogenase, producing MRIGTPREIKNHEYRIGLTPESVTELVAHGHEVLVESGGGLGIGADDAAYIAAGATITDGPEDIFARCDMVVKVKEPQAVERAMLREGQILYTYLHLAPDPAQTADLVKSGATAIAYETVTGAGGALPLLKPMSQVAGRMSVQAGATALEKAHGGRGVLLGGVPGVAPGKVAVIGGGVVGWNAAQMAVGLGADVTILDRSPEQLERLGLYFESRAKTRFSNKANLAEVVADADLVIGAVLIPGAAAPKLVSRAMLKDMKKGAVLVDVAIDQGGCFETSHPTTHDDPTFVIDEIVHYCVANMPGAVSRTSTYALNNVTLPHALRIAAAFDAGDWKDALRSDPHLAEGLNVHAGRVTYRAVAEELGYDYAATGEVLA from the coding sequence ATGCGCATCGGCACCCCGCGTGAAATCAAGAACCATGAATATCGTATCGGCCTGACCCCCGAAAGCGTGACCGAACTTGTCGCCCATGGCCACGAAGTGCTGGTCGAAAGCGGCGGCGGACTGGGCATCGGCGCGGACGATGCCGCCTATATCGCGGCAGGCGCGACCATCACCGACGGACCCGAAGACATATTCGCCCGCTGCGACATGGTGGTAAAGGTCAAGGAACCGCAGGCGGTGGAACGCGCCATGCTGCGCGAGGGGCAAATCCTTTATACCTATCTGCACCTTGCGCCCGATCCGGCGCAGACCGCCGATCTGGTGAAATCCGGCGCGACGGCCATCGCCTATGAAACGGTGACCGGCGCGGGCGGCGCGCTTCCCTTGTTGAAACCGATGAGCCAGGTGGCCGGCCGCATGAGCGTGCAGGCAGGCGCGACCGCGCTGGAAAAGGCGCACGGCGGGCGCGGTGTGCTGCTGGGCGGCGTTCCGGGAGTGGCGCCGGGCAAGGTGGCGGTGATCGGCGGCGGAGTCGTCGGCTGGAACGCGGCGCAAATGGCTGTGGGTCTGGGCGCGGATGTCACCATCCTCGACCGCAGCCCCGAACAGCTGGAACGGCTGGGCCTTTATTTCGAAAGCCGCGCCAAGACCCGCTTTTCGAACAAGGCCAATCTGGCCGAAGTCGTCGCCGATGCCGATCTGGTCATCGGCGCGGTGCTGATCCCCGGCGCTGCCGCGCCCAAGCTGGTCAGCCGCGCGATGCTGAAAGACATGAAAAAGGGCGCGGTGCTGGTCGATGTCGCCATCGATCAGGGCGGCTGTTTCGAAACCTCGCATCCCACCACGCATGACGATCCGACCTTCGTGATCGACGAGATCGTGCATTATTGCGTCGCCAACATGCCGGGCGCGGTTTCGCGCACCAGTACCTATGCGCTGAACAATGTGACACTGCCCCATGCGCTGCGCATCGCGGCGGCATTCGACGCGGGCGACTGGAAAGACGCACTGCGCAGCGACCCCCATCTGGCGGAAGGGCTGAACGTGCACGCAGGCCGCGTCACCTATCGAGCTGTGGCCGAAGAGCTGGGCTATGATTATGCGGCCACGGGTGAAGTGCTGGCTTGA
- a CDS encoding integrase arm-type DNA-binding domain-containing protein → MSLNVQEIKGFRAADKSYKKYDSRGLLLLVKPNGSKLWYFKYRFDGKEKKLPIGAFPEVSLSQARQLRDRARLKVSDGIDPMLERKRKKARIKLGAENTFEVIANKYIDEKMVPEGRAEATLCKARWFLELLKPAIGNMPINDVDPQLMLAALKKLEAKGNLETAKKCRSFASRVFRYGAALGQCQIDPTSILQSALVTPRARHYAAILEPEKLGGLLRAIDDFECYPATKFALKIAPHVFVRPGELRHGEWNEIDWDKATWTIPEGKMKARRTHVVPLSCQVLELLQDLKSITGGKGYIFPAFHTRQRPMSENTINAAFRRMGFTKDEVTAHGLRSTASTMLNESGLWHPDAIERALAHGDSNAIRGVYNRGNYWDERVKMAQWWSDYLDELRQREASR, encoded by the coding sequence ATGAGCCTCAATGTGCAGGAAATCAAAGGCTTCCGGGCTGCCGACAAGTCTTACAAGAAATACGACTCGCGTGGGCTGCTGCTTCTGGTGAAGCCCAACGGCTCCAAGCTCTGGTATTTCAAGTACCGCTTTGATGGGAAGGAAAAGAAGCTGCCTATCGGCGCATTTCCAGAGGTAAGCTTGTCGCAAGCGCGCCAGCTTCGCGACCGAGCTCGGCTCAAGGTTTCCGATGGCATCGATCCGATGCTGGAGCGCAAGCGCAAGAAGGCCAGGATCAAGCTAGGTGCGGAAAACACCTTCGAGGTCATCGCCAACAAGTACATCGATGAGAAGATGGTACCGGAAGGTCGGGCGGAGGCCACGCTGTGCAAGGCGCGCTGGTTCCTCGAACTGCTCAAGCCCGCAATCGGCAATATGCCAATCAACGACGTCGATCCGCAGTTGATGCTGGCGGCGCTCAAGAAACTCGAAGCGAAAGGCAATCTCGAAACCGCGAAGAAATGCCGATCCTTCGCAAGTCGGGTGTTCCGGTATGGGGCCGCGCTTGGTCAGTGCCAAATCGATCCGACATCGATCTTGCAGAGCGCTCTGGTCACGCCCAGGGCGCGGCACTACGCGGCGATCCTTGAGCCTGAGAAGTTGGGCGGGCTACTTCGCGCCATCGATGATTTCGAATGCTACCCGGCAACGAAATTCGCATTGAAGATTGCACCCCATGTTTTTGTGCGACCAGGTGAGCTTCGCCATGGCGAGTGGAACGAGATCGATTGGGACAAGGCCACCTGGACAATTCCGGAAGGCAAAATGAAGGCGCGTCGGACCCATGTGGTGCCGCTATCATGCCAGGTGCTGGAACTGCTTCAAGACCTAAAATCGATCACCGGCGGCAAGGGCTACATTTTCCCAGCGTTCCATACGCGCCAGCGTCCAATGAGCGAGAATACGATCAATGCGGCATTTCGACGTATGGGGTTCACCAAGGACGAAGTGACGGCACATGGCTTGCGCTCGACCGCATCGACAATGCTCAATGAGAGCGGCCTCTGGCATCCCGACGCCATCGAGCGCGCTCTCGCCCATGGCGACAGCAACGCTATTCGCGGCGTCTATAATCGCGGGAACTACTGGGATGAACGCGTGAAGATGGCGCAATGGTGGAGCGACTATCTTGATGAGCTTCGACAACGCGAAGCGAGCCGCTGA
- a CDS encoding ArdC family protein yields MASTTTASIYDTITNQIIAVLERGTDTFSFPWHRSTAPLSRPMNAATGKAYRGVNVLALWASAEAQDFGLGLWATYRQWQSLGAQVRKGEKASPIVFYKVFDNRDDDQTEERDSSTRIFAQASHVFNASQVEGYALPEVLDGENFDPIPQADSFIAGTGVCVRIHGDSAHYTPSTDTITMPDRERFFATASGSAAQNWYATLLHELVHWSGADHRLARTFGKRFGDNAYAMEELVAELGSAFLCGDLGLSTSPRPDHANYLASWLKVLKADNRAILSTAA; encoded by the coding sequence ATGGCCAGCACCACAACTGCCAGCATCTACGATACGATCACCAACCAGATCATCGCCGTCCTTGAACGCGGCACGGATACATTCTCTTTCCCCTGGCATCGCAGCACCGCGCCGCTTTCGCGCCCCATGAATGCGGCGACTGGGAAGGCCTATCGCGGCGTCAACGTACTCGCCCTTTGGGCCAGCGCCGAAGCGCAGGACTTCGGGCTTGGTCTCTGGGCGACCTATCGCCAGTGGCAGTCACTTGGCGCTCAGGTCCGCAAGGGCGAAAAGGCTTCTCCCATCGTGTTCTACAAGGTCTTCGACAATCGCGATGACGATCAGACCGAGGAAAGAGACAGCTCGACCCGCATCTTTGCGCAGGCGTCGCACGTGTTTAACGCCAGCCAGGTCGAAGGATACGCCCTGCCCGAGGTGCTGGACGGCGAAAACTTCGACCCTATCCCGCAAGCGGACAGCTTCATTGCGGGCACAGGTGTCTGCGTGCGCATCCATGGCGACAGCGCCCATTACACCCCTTCTACCGACACAATCACCATGCCAGACCGCGAGCGCTTCTTCGCTACCGCCAGCGGCAGCGCGGCGCAGAACTGGTACGCCACTTTGCTGCACGAACTCGTCCATTGGTCTGGCGCTGATCACCGCCTTGCGCGAACGTTTGGGAAACGGTTCGGTGACAATGCCTATGCCATGGAAGAACTGGTGGCCGAGCTTGGTTCAGCCTTCCTTTGCGGCGATCTTGGCCTTTCCACCAGCCCGCGCCCCGATCACGCCAACTACCTCGCCAGCTGGCTCAAGGTGCTTAAGGCTGACAACCGGGCAATCTTGTCAACGGCGGCGTAA
- a CDS encoding acetyl-CoA hydrolase/transferase family protein produces the protein MSKAALQQLYSQKRVCADDAAARIASGARIAMPIGCGQPPAILNALANRARAGGSDVICDVRFYYLLCTGIAGQTIFDFDLRAQFVPMSYFHGGVERALDRVLQSSAMPAVDVMPCNFSQVPRSMIEHVGVDTLIATVSTMDADGNFSLGTSADYSIRVARKAGIRIVVEVNPNMPYVRGDCLIPLSDIDVLVENDSAMPVVPPAPRTATDDKIGAIIAGLVDDGDCLQMGIGALPDAVCEGLAGHRRLGIHTEMMTPGLAGLVRSGVVDNSAKQTHAGRSIYSFALGDQPLYDFLSDNPAVEAHGVDYTNDPAIIARNDNVVSVNATLQVDLGGACNSEFMRGRQFSGTGGQLDFVRGAYASRGGRSIIACHSTAAKGSISRITARLDGPTTTPRTDTHIVVTEYGWVELKGKSAAQRAKALISIAHPDFREDLSRAAHEAGLN, from the coding sequence ATGTCGAAGGCCGCATTGCAACAGCTGTATTCGCAAAAGCGGGTCTGCGCCGACGACGCAGCAGCGCGGATCGCATCGGGCGCCCGGATTGCCATGCCGATAGGTTGTGGTCAGCCGCCCGCAATTCTGAACGCACTGGCAAATCGCGCAAGGGCTGGCGGCAGCGATGTCATCTGCGACGTGCGGTTTTACTATCTTCTATGCACGGGGATCGCAGGTCAGACGATCTTCGACTTCGACTTGCGTGCCCAGTTCGTCCCGATGAGCTATTTTCACGGCGGAGTGGAACGCGCGCTCGACCGGGTATTGCAATCGTCGGCCATGCCCGCGGTCGATGTCATGCCCTGCAATTTCAGCCAGGTTCCGCGGTCGATGATCGAACATGTGGGCGTGGACACGCTGATCGCTACGGTTTCGACCATGGATGCGGATGGCAATTTCAGCCTTGGCACCAGTGCGGATTATTCGATTCGTGTCGCGCGCAAGGCCGGAATAAGGATCGTGGTCGAGGTGAATCCCAACATGCCCTATGTCAGGGGCGACTGCCTGATCCCCCTGTCGGATATTGACGTGCTGGTCGAAAATGACAGTGCAATGCCGGTGGTGCCGCCTGCACCACGAACCGCCACCGACGACAAGATTGGCGCCATCATCGCCGGGTTGGTCGACGACGGCGATTGCCTACAGATGGGGATCGGCGCCCTTCCCGATGCGGTGTGCGAGGGATTGGCGGGTCATCGCCGGCTTGGCATCCATACCGAAATGATGACACCGGGGCTGGCAGGCCTCGTCCGCAGCGGTGTTGTCGACAATTCGGCCAAGCAAACGCATGCTGGGCGCAGCATTTACTCCTTCGCGCTGGGGGACCAACCTCTATACGATTTCCTCTCCGACAACCCCGCGGTAGAGGCCCATGGCGTCGACTATACCAACGATCCGGCCATTATTGCGCGAAACGACAATGTGGTCTCGGTCAATGCCACCCTGCAGGTCGATCTGGGCGGCGCGTGCAATTCCGAATTCATGCGTGGACGGCAATTCAGCGGCACGGGCGGGCAACTGGATTTCGTGCGCGGCGCCTATGCTTCACGCGGTGGCCGTTCGATCATTGCTTGCCATTCGACTGCTGCCAAAGGATCGATATCGCGCATTACCGCACGGCTGGACGGGCCGACCACCACGCCCCGCACCGATACACATATTGTCGTGACCGAATATGGCTGGGTCGAATTGAAGGGCAAATCGGCAGCGCAGCGCGCAAAGGCGCTTATCAGCATTGCCCATCCAGATTTTCGAGAGGATCTTTCCCGCGCCGCGCATGAGGCAGGGCTGAACTGA
- a CDS encoding AlpA family transcriptional regulator, with protein MPNTELLTCHEVMRLTGIRSRTTIWRRIRRGAFPHPIDIGGGRIRWRSTDIEEWIEALPLRSY; from the coding sequence GTGCCGAATACTGAACTACTCACCTGCCATGAGGTCATGCGCCTCACGGGCATTCGCAGCCGGACAACGATCTGGCGACGCATCCGCCGGGGTGCCTTTCCTCATCCGATAGACATAGGCGGCGGACGTATCCGCTGGCGTTCCACTGACATCGAAGAGTGGATCGAGGCCCTCCCCCTGCGCAGCTATTGA
- a CDS encoding phosphatase PAP2 family protein yields MSIRELDILLLHAINGLAGQSIFLDLAISKFALLNSFKTLPLIMCIVWLWFRQTSAGKQSRYRNGLACALIGMFVALVFSRLCQNIMPQIPRPIHTPGLDIILPTGSDPNVLHGWSSFPSDHAAVAFAIAFGIARQSRPWGLFALAWAAFVICLPRIYIGYHYPSDIVMGALIGIASVWIVARLIPEPLRALSTLFEKPLGKPAFYAASFAMLFWITTMFNDIRQASSGLYEYVFDEKGETMLAQASATRDPPVGGARPARDTAALGDAPPVGESGPLH; encoded by the coding sequence ATGTCTATACGCGAACTTGATATACTTCTGCTTCACGCGATCAATGGTCTGGCAGGACAATCGATCTTTCTCGACCTTGCGATCAGCAAGTTCGCATTGTTGAATTCTTTCAAAACATTGCCGCTGATCATGTGCATTGTCTGGCTGTGGTTCCGGCAAACATCGGCAGGCAAACAGAGCAGATACCGGAACGGGCTGGCCTGCGCATTGATCGGGATGTTCGTCGCGCTGGTCTTCAGCCGCCTCTGCCAGAACATCATGCCGCAAATTCCCCGCCCCATCCACACACCCGGGCTGGACATCATCCTGCCAACCGGCAGCGATCCGAATGTTCTGCACGGCTGGAGCTCGTTTCCCAGCGATCACGCTGCCGTGGCGTTTGCGATAGCATTTGGCATTGCGCGCCAGTCACGGCCGTGGGGCCTTTTTGCGCTGGCATGGGCAGCCTTCGTCATCTGCTTGCCGCGCATCTATATCGGCTATCACTACCCCAGCGATATCGTCATGGGCGCATTGATCGGCATTGCCAGCGTCTGGATTGTCGCTCGGCTGATACCCGAACCCTTGCGCGCGCTATCGACACTGTTCGAAAAGCCGCTGGGAAAGCCCGCCTTCTACGCCGCCAGCTTCGCCATGCTGTTCTGGATCACGACGATGTTCAACGACATAAGACAGGCATCGAGCGGGCTGTATGAATATGTCTTCGATGAAAAGGGCGAGACCATGCTGGCGCAAGCCTCAGCCACCCGCGACCCGCCGGTCGGGGGCGCCCGTCCTGCCAGAGATACAGCTGCACTAGGCGATGCACCTCCGGTCGGGGAATCGGGGCCCCTTCACTAG